Within Aricia agestis chromosome Z, ilAriAges1.1, whole genome shotgun sequence, the genomic segment TAATTTCCTCTCTTAATTCtctttaatatattaatttaagctTGCCTTgcgaatattatttaaaattgaattctGCAGTGCGACGTTGCGTGTtatatgaaattattttttaaataagtgtaTACACATTGTGTATACACATTGAAATTTTGCATCAAATTGATTAAATGAATTAAAACAACCAAAACGGTGTCGTGGCGACGAAAAAACTCgttactatataaaaaaaaagtcacacatatttaaatattcaaaaattttactaaaaaaattacCATTCGGTTAGGTTCATATCATTTAgatttattgtaaatgtttataaTTAAAGACGCTTCGCTTGTTGATAAGACTGACGAAAACCGTTACTTTTTGCAAGAAGCTTATCATTCGGAACACTTTCATATCATATTGTAAGtagatactaataataataattattattattattactaaaatcATAGTATACAAAAGCCTTAAACAATTTTGTATAATCCCATTATTTATTACATCTATGATCTATATAATGTTTGTCTCGCTTGCTCTGAACCGATTTGTCTAACATTAGTCTTGTTGTTCGtggaagttcagggaaggtttacATTAAGAGAAAAGTGATATGATGTTCACAGGGTAatctagttttatttatttatttattaataatattaggattatattaaatattaaattattctcATTATTCTCAAGTCTCAACCACAATTTTTAAAATCCTCTAAGTACGGTACTTATCTGGACCCCCGAGTAGCGGGGTGGTGTCGGGGCTGTAGATGATCGCTGGCAGAGTTGAGGTTCTAttgtacccgcaactctgccttaagcgatgagtggaacaccatggggttttagtgggtagcaggagtcccacatacctcggccGATATCctcaatttgccggggatgcgtaaagcatttccccatgttaaaaaaaaaatacttatctaGATTATTTTCGATACTGATTGTCTTTCCACTATTGAATCCAAATTGACAATCTAGCACAAGATTATAAACGATATATACACAATAATTCCTTATCAATTTAATGTTTTCATACCGACTGATGCTGAACGCCACCAAAAGTCGATAACGTGTCTTTGGTACctttaaataaatcaataatctGAAACCACTGTGGAACTAGCATcgttgttgtaacttgtaacttgtaatgcTAGGATTCGGGCTTAGTCAAAATCACTTTTTTCTCGaccctaaaattttatttttattaatttcatttatctATAGACAATGCAAAACATGACAAGACATAATTATAAGTAAACAATAGCCTAATACCAAGAcctacaaaattaaatttaacaataatttcaCGATAAGACGTTAGAAGTAGGCATTTAATGATAGGTCTGGGGTTATCTGTTATTGCCCTTAATAATGTGTGTCAGTGAGTCTTCGACCATATGTTACGCTTTGTGACCTAAAACTAAGATTTTTGGAGGAatgaatttaaaaactataagtaaacaaaaagtgAGCACGCAAAAAAATCCCATCTTTTCGGATAAAATTGTACGGATTTGACTTACTTCCTTGACAAAAACAAAACACGCTCCATCGACCTATTTATTGCCCAATTCAATATCACTAAAATTAATGTCAATGCTAAGCGATATCCTATTTTAAAAGCACTTGTTATTATGATGAATTATTTTATCTCTTCAGTAATTGTTTTCTATAAATGATTGTTCctttctttaaattatttagCGTACACCTACCACCCAATTTGTTGCATTGAGCTAAATATCGTGTAGCAAAATGAATAAACTACATACCTTTATAAATCTTCTTCTCTTTCTCCCTTGTAGATTGCCCGTGAAGAAAATACCAATAACACTTCCTTAAACCTTTATTCACATCAAAATAATACAAGCTCTATTTCGTCTACATCACATCTGCCCTGATGACAGTATATGTCATTATCTTGTTTATAACTAGATTCTACAGCCCGTTTAAAATACTATCTCTCTCTGTTTTTCAGGATGATACTGGAGACTCTCAACATTCATTTTCCTGcgataatataaagtttaatggATTACTTTGCGATCTGAAGACCATTATCGGTCAATCTGGATACAGTAGACCTCGAAGGCAGATTAGTTATCCACCCAGAGGTAGATACAGGGGTCAAACGCAGTCTCAATATTTGGCAATTGACAGAGGCAATGGAAAGGATGAGGGGAAGGCAGAAGCACATTCGGCCGCAGACTCATCAAGAGCGAGTGTCAGTAAGTACTGGAAGCGCATTTTTCATATTTGACAGTAAGAATGTTCAGTAAATGTTGCCAACTTACCAACCATTCGAATTTCCAAACAACCTGTTACCCTATAAGCATCACTTTCATCACAAACTGAAAATGCCGATAAAACACGAcagttaaattaattaaacatcGTTTTAGGTGGCAACAGCGGCATGGGGCAAGCACAGAGTCAGTCCATATACGATCCCAGTTGCGATGACTGTTATGGAAAATCTGACGCACCTGGAAAATTTGGACCTTATGGTGAAGGCGCAGGCAATTTAGGCTCAAGAGGACCTGGCGGTACATACGGTCCTGGGATTAATTATTATGGACCAGGTGGCAATCGCGAACCAAATGGAGAATATGGCGGTAATGGAAACGGTAAACCCGGTGGAGTTCAAACTTTCGGACCGGACAATGTCTTAGACCCAAGAACGTTCGGGGATAATCTTAAGCCTGATAATGTCAATGGCTACTTTGGACCAGGCGGAACAGGTGGATCTAATAAGCCCGGTGATCCAGGCGCACAATATGGGCCTGGTGGCTTAGGACAAAATGTTCCCGGCGGCTCAGGCGGACATTATGGATCTGGAGGTTCGGGCGAACCTGTTCCCGATGGTTCAAACGGACATTATGGGTCTGTTGGCACAGGAGGGCAAAGCGGCCCTGGTGCTCCAGGTGCACATTATGAACGCGGTGGTCCAGGAGGACAGTATGGACCCGGTGGTTCAGGAGGTCCGAACGGACCTGGTGGCTCAGCCGGACAATATGGACCCGGGCGACCAGGAAGTCTTCATGTTCCCGGTGGCTCAGGCGGGCAATATGGACCCGGTGGAACAGGAGGTCAGACTGTTCCCGGTGGCTCAGGCGGGCTATATGGACCACCGGGACTAGGAGGTCCGAATATGCCTGGTGGCTCAGGTCTGTATGGACCCGGTGGAGCAGGAAGCCAGAATTTTCGCGGTGGTTCAGGTGGGCAATATGGACCCGGTGGAACAGGAGGTCAAAATGGTCCCGGTGTCTCAGGCGGACAATATGGACCCGGTGGAAAAGGAGGTCAGAATGTTCCCGGTGGTTTAGTCGGGCAATATGGACCCGGTGGAACAGGAGGTCAGAATGGTCCTGGTGGCTCAGACGGGCAATATGGACCCGGTGGAACAGGTCAGAATGGTCCCGGTGTCTCAGGCGGGCAATATGGACCCGGTGGAACAGGTCAGAATGGACCCGGTGTCTCAGGCGGACAATATGGACCCGGTGGAAAAGGAGGTCAGAATGTTCCCGGTGGTTCAGTCGGGCAATATGGACCCGGTGGAACAGGAGGTCAGAATGGTCCTGGTGGCTCAGACGGGCAATACGGACCCGGTGGAACAGGTCAGAATGGTCCCGGTGTCTCAGGCGGGCAATATGGACCCGGTGGAACAGGTCAGAATGGACCCGGTGTCTCAGGCGGACAATATGGACCCGGTGGAAAAGGAGGTCAGAATGTTCCCGGTGGTTCAGTCGGGCAATATGGACCCGGTGGAACAGGAGGTCAGAATGTTCCCGGTGGTTCAGTCGAGCAATATGGACCCGGTGGAACAGGAGGTCAGAATGGTCCTGGTGGCTCAGACGGGCAATACGGACCCGGTGGAACAGGTCAGAATGGTCCCGGTGTCTCAGGCGGGCAATATGGACCCGGTGGATCGGGGGGGCAATATGGACCTGGTGGAATAGGAAGTCAGAATGGTCACGGTGGCTCAGGTGGGCAATACGGACCCGGTGGATCAGGGGGGCATGATGTTCCTGGTGGTGCAGGTGGACAGCATGGACCCGGTGTTCCAGGCGGACAATATGGACCTGGTGGAACAGGAGGTCAGAATGGTCCTGGTGGCTCAGGCGGACAATATCGACCCGGTGGAACAGGAGGTCTTAATATTCCTGGTGGCTCAGGCGGACAACTATATGGGCCCGGTGGAATAGGAGGTCAGAATATTCCTGGTGGCTTAGGCGGACAATACGGACCTGGTGTTACAGGGGGGGCAATAACTCCAGGTGGCCCGGGCTTAGGAGGACCTGGTGGACAAAATGGGCCTGGAGGTCAATCTGGATCTAATTGGCCTCTGGCATCTGGCCCTTACCCCGGTCCTGGAGGCAGCAGTGTATATTGCTGCACAATACCTATTAACGGCGCGAATAACTTATATCCAGGACCTGGTAACGGATACGGTCCTGCTGGAGGGTCTATCGCTCCTGGCGGATCTAGTGGACACAATGTTCCAGGTGCTTTAGGAGGACCATATGCACTAGGTAGCTTAGGTCAATATGGACCTGGTGGGGCAGGAGGACAAAACATTCCTGGTGGTTTAGGACAAGCTGTTTCTGGTGGTACGGGCGGACAATACGGCCCTGGAGGACTAGGCAGGCCCGGTGGTTCTGGTGGCCAATATGGACCTAGTGGAGCAGGGGAACCAAATATTCCTGGTGGCACAGGTGGTCAATACAGACCCAGTGTATCAGGGGGTCAAAATGTTCCTGGTGGTCCAAACGGACAATATGGCCCAGGCGGAACAGGAGGTCAGATTGTTCCCGGTGGCTTAGGACAATATGGACCTGGTGGCTCTGACGGACAATATGTACCCGGTGGAACAGGAGGTCAGAATGGTCCCGCTGGCTCAGGCTTGCAATATGGACCCGGTGGAACAGGAGGTCAGAATGGTCCCGGTGGCTCAAGCGGGCAATACGGACCCAGTGGAACAGGAGGTCAGAACGGTCCCGGTGGCTCAGGCGGGCAATATGGACCCGGTGGAACAAGAGGTCAGGATGGTCCCGCTGGCTCAGGCGGGCAATATGGACCCGGTGGAACAGGAGGTCAAAATATTCCGGGTGGCTCTGGTGGACAATATGGACCCGGTGGAACAGGCGGACAATATGGACCCAGTGGAGCAGGAGGTCAGAATGGTCCCGGTGGCTTAAGTGGGCAATATGGACCCGGTGGACTAGGAGGTCCGAATATGCCTGGTGGCTCAGGTCTGTATGGACCCGGTGGAGTAGGAGGCCAGAATGTTCCCGGTGGTTCAGGTGGGCAATATAGACCCGGTGGAACAGGAGGTCAAAATGTTCCCGGTGGCTCAGGCGGACAATATGGACCCGGTGGAACAGGTCTGAATGGTCACGGTGGCTCAAGCGGACAATACGGACCTGGTGGAACAGGAGGCCCTATAACTCCCAGTAGTCCTGGTGGACAATACGGACCCGGAGGAACAGGACAAAATGTTCCAGGTGGCACAGGTGGTCAATATGGCCCCGGTGTGTCAGGAGGGCCCGGAAGTTCCGGTGGACAATATGGACCTGGGGGTGTGGGTGGACATAATATTCCTGGTGGATCGGTAGGACTAAATGTTCCTGGTGGAGGCACAGGTGGACAATATGGACCTGGTGGGGCTGTTGGACAAAACAAACCGGGTGGGTTAGGACAAAATGTGCCTGGTGGGTCAGATGGACTTTACAGACCAGGAGGGTCAGGAGGTCCCGCCGGTTCTGGAGGTCAATATGGCCCTGGTGGATCAGGAGGTGCAGGGGAACCTGATAATTACAGACGACCGGACTCGACCAACCAGTATGGTCCTGGTACAGGACCTTATGGTCCAGGCATGGTCAGTCCAGGAGCAGCGCCTAATCAAGGTTAGTTAACAACTCATTTAAATATAACGTAAAAATGTTTCGGGACAGTTAGTTATAAGCTTAACCTTGAACCTATTACGAAATTTATATTTGCAGGAAACTATGGAGTAAACGGAAATGCTCAAGGTCCTGGAGCAGGCGGACCCTATCCCGGTGCTCAAGGGGGAGGGGCAGGTCAACAGCCTTATGGACCAGGCTTCTACCCCGGCGGTGAAAATTTGGGCCCGGGAGGCACAGGCACCAATGGTTATTACAATCAAGGAGTAAGTCATCTTTACTTTTTACACTACTTATTTTTAATGGCTTATTTATATTAGAAAACCTATATTTTTATacgatactagctgtcccggcaaacgtttctttgccctataaagtatttcgcccgtattattttattgaagtgactaaataagtatgtcaccatggcaacgtccatcgccatcccgtcgcacaaacaatggtcgccgtcggtgtcgagttgtaataatttactattatttatttataatcggctactgggtactttttatatcgataagtgcattttttgaaaatcacttatcaatataaaaagtacccagtagccgattctcagacccactgaatatgcatactcgtataaaatttggttataatcagtaaaaccgtttcggaggagtacgctatctaacattgtgacacgagaattttatatatcagAGATAGAGATAACATTGTAGATGAATGTAAATTATAAAGTCTTAAAATAAGAGCATGTTAAATACCTCATAGATAGAACTTTGGTAGAATGACGTTCTAATTACAACTTCTTCGTACTCTTTCAGGGCACCGGTCAGAATCCTGATACAGGTAAGATTGAGTTAAGTCACTcaagaaaaattaaagaaggGGCATTTTGGTATGGgacccgtacccaagctgtagcacgtTGAGACATACACCAATTTAAAGGGCTTGAaaaattgaacattttattgtatgacgaaaaatctctaaaccatgggagaaaaaagttaatcactttggagaaatgttttataattagcATTACTAGCGAATGGCGTAATAATAcggaatgttttatttttttccgaAAATGAACAAATAACATCCTGTATTATTGAATTAATTTGTAGTGTTGCTAGTAAGGAATAATCTCTCAAAAGTAATCATATATGGCAAACTcaaggaaagtgttgtatttcaatatattgcttcatatttcaaagaaatgtatgagaaaacaataaaatgctGAATTTCGAACCTTTGCCTGATTTTTTCGTTAATAATCACTTTAGAGAAATTGGTTATAATTAGCAATACTATCGcatggtgcaataataaaggatgttcttttttatttcttaggaaaaaataaaacattgctAATTATAACCAATTTCTCTAAAGTGATTATTAACGAAAAAATCAGGCAAAGGTTCAAAATTCagcattttattgttttctcatacatttctttgaaatatgaagcaatatattgaaatacaacactttccttgAGTTTGCCATATAtgattgcccgcgacttcgtccgcgtggacttcagtttatagcgcgcggtgtcaataaaattggtgtcaaaagctttttaaaaccctggtaccccttaaatcaaaatacccaaaacagccgtgtagtgtgcacataatatatattttttttaaattaaacttttttatacctaaagcttatttagcgttacacaacttagctgcataatgcattacacaactttagctttgctcaatacccataaactatttagtatttattattggtagactgttgtttctgatatctatgttggtacgtgagttaattaataacatgtataacaatcgaaataatAACTCaagatggtaccacctcttatagaagtacatatgagcaagcgatagcgcgatctaggcgactcttggcgccatctgttccagtttatggaactaacttaatttgaacaaatttacgcataaacacccccttacaacccccttttccagtaagaagtagcctatgtcctttctcaggctttagactatctgtgtacaaaatttcattacgatcggttctgtagttttggcgctgttgtttttgaatttgatatctaagttggtaggtgagttattagttaataacgtgtataacaatcgaaagaatcgaaaaacctagcttaacatggtaccacctcttatagaaatacgcatgagcaagcaatagcgcgatctaggggactcttggcgccatctgttttgagtttttggaactaagttaatttaaccaaatttacgcattttcacccccttacaacccctttttccagttaaaaagtagcctatgtcctttctcaggctttagactatctgtgcacaaaatttcattacaatcggttcagtagtttaggcgctgttgtttttgaacttgatatctaagttggtaggtgagttattagttaataacgtgtataacaatcgaaagaatcgaaaaacctagcTCAACATGGTAatacctcttatagaaatacgcatgagcaagcaatagcgagATCTAgaggactcttggcgccatctgttttgagtttttggaactaagttaatttgaccaaatttacgcatttccaCCCCCTTAccacccctttttccagttgaaaagtagcctatgtcctttctcaggctttagactatctgtgtacaaaatttcattactatcggttcagtggttttggcgtgaaagcgagacagacagacagacagagatactttcgcatttataatattagtatagatttctcCAAAGTAACAATATACGgtaaaatccaggaaaggttagatttttaaggttttattgttttcccatacatttctttaaaatatgaaagaatatactaaaatataacactTTCCTTAAGTTTgtcatatacgattactttctagaaatgattccttaccaacaacactataaattgatgtaaTAAGACAGGgtgttttttgtgattttttcttaccttctaccctcattaacttttttctcccatggtttagagatttttcgtcatacaataaaatgttccatTTTTCAAGCCCTTTAATTTGGTATATGTCTCAACGTGCTACATTGGTGGGTACGAAGTGCCCCTTCTTCTTTACAAACATTTTGTCGGgcaattttaaaacttaatagtattggatccgaccgtaaaatcctgcaggaatcgtttttttttcggtcaattttattttaaaataatctttagaacgtatacaATGatttaatgttgggttgccttgtcaaaagtagccgcaagtacctctaattaagtttaatgttcatgagataaatgcataatttgtttgaatatttttttcagtaaattttacatcatttgaaagaaaatgacgagacaaaataaggtataaatggttgccagctctaagtaggtcgcaacctagggttgccagcccgtaaacagacatagttcatcgtcaaaattgaagcatcgattttttaaataattttgatacaaaattaaagttttatgcattttgtgcatgaatatccatggttgccagttgcacgatagccgcaaactggggttgccatcacttttgtttaagacaaatgttcatgcctacaattattatgcctgggagaatttgaggacgtcgagattgcaatttttatttaacaggtgtttttatttttatgcgtagtgtcctgtcattcctcaatgtcattccttcttagttctaatttttccattgaatacacgcaagtttgtattacgggctttcattttactcaattagaggtacttgcggctacttttaacaaggcaacccaacattaatccattctatacgttctaaaggttattttaaaatacatttcatcgaaaaaaacgatttatgcaggattttacggtcggatcttaggatataagtaccacataagtacttataaattgtttttaaaattttcagacATTCCACAAAACTTCGCTAATCCAAATACGATTGCGTCTGATGATGACGATTCGGAGGCTGAAGCGAGTGTGAATCAAGCAGTAAATGGAACAACCGCTAGCGCCTCCTCAAAAGGTGGAAATAGTAGAGAACGAGCTCAAGCAAATGTTCACGGAACCTACACAGGTAGCGGATCCTTCCAAGCGCAGGCTCAGATCACAGGTGACACTAAAGGAGCTGAAAGCGAAGTTAGCGGGGGTAAAAAAGGTGCATCGAGTTCAGCATCAGGAAACGGAAGAAACAATAAGTCACAAGCCAGTGTGCAACTCGGATCAGAAACTGGAGCTGTACAAACACAGTCTCAAAGTAATGGCGTAATGCATTCCTCAAACTCACAAGTGCAGGGTAGTGTTAAGGGAGGTATGGCCGATGCTCAAGCTCGCGGTCCCGGTAGCACGTCTTCTCAAGCCCAAATTGGTTTTACTCCGTACAAGGATCGAGACAAAGCCGCTCATGACAAACAGGGAACTCCTTTCATCGGTGGAGGTTTAGCTTCGGCACAATCCAGCGGCCGCACTGGTCAATCACAATCACAGCTTCATGGAACGTTTAGATATGGTATCACTTATAATGGCGCTGCACAGGCAGGAGCTAGTCTAGACAAGGCAGCGGTATTCCCAAACCGTCTTTCGTTTGATAAAATAGATGTCTTTAATGACGACGACAAACTTATAAATACGACAGATATCACAGAAGAACCTGAGCCTACAGAAGATAGAAGTCTTTATGAACCGCCTAAAGAATCTGCAGATACGTCCGTGCCATTCGAAACTAAGGTTACGGATCAATTTACCACCGTTAAAAACATTATCGATGAAAGTGGAACGGACCCGGAAACTGATTATTCGAGTCACAGCCATTCGGATCATCACAAGTCAGATGAAATAGACAATACACCAGGACCACCCGTTTTAAGTAATAAATCattccaaaataataattacggaTCGAATCATGATTACGATTTCACTACGGATAAAGATGAAACGGAGAATCAACCAGAGGATTACGACACCGACGCAGGTTTCGGTCCAGATAGTAACGACGGTCTCGTGGAGCAAGGGGAATACTCCAACTACGACGATTACACCAAAGATCCTCAAACTCACCAGCCCCTTCAGAGCACAAATCATAAAGGTTTAGAAATTAAGCAGTCGACTGGTGGCAATACGCAGCATATTTTGCTCGGTTCACTGAAAAACCAGGACGCTGAAATAACTCAAAGAAATTCTGAGCGGCCAGACGAAGGTAGGGTCTATCAACCAGGCGAGAGAGTGCCGGGAATCGGAGGCTACATCATACCTCAAGGGTTCACAGGGAGCGTCAAATCAGTCGCTTCCAAAGATAAAACATACGTAGTAGGTTCCAGGCATTCTCCTTCGCAGGCGCAAACTGTCACTCTGACGCCAGGTACAGGGAGACTTAGTTACAACCATCCTCACACTTACAGCGCCAACAGATATGTTAAGCCAAAGGATTTGAGAAACTTGAACAGTGGAAGCGACAACGACAACAGATACGTTTCAGTGTCCAAGTCGGTCACCAGAGATTTGGACAGCGAGAATAACATTAAGAAGCAGTACTCACACACTTACTACACAAAATCATCCTCATGTGGGTACTTCACGTTTACTTGTACGATGGTGAGCAGTGCGGAGGGCCGCAAGAAGGTTTGCAAACCAAAAATACCGAGAAACCCCGATGGCACGCCTATAAGATGTTAATGTAACAAAACcatagtaatttaaaatttaagtttagtattaaattttaatataaatataatttaagtaagggtcaatttataatagcgccgagtcgaagcgaattcccaaaaactgaacacagaaaattcaaccttaactccagagcgtaacgcatacattacttctgcgaggcgagttggtcgggcgcattaacgcgaattcgcgcggatgcgcgcgcctttttatattctcagaactcagaagtaaTAAACTGCGTTAAcgcagttttaataattcgcttcgatgcgcttcgactctgcactAACATAAATAATTGACCCTTAGTTTGTAATAGAATGGCACAATTTATTTAGTTTGAAAACTTTACAAGAACTGAATAACTTGTTCAACTAAAAAGCTACTGAATtatttagtaataattataatattgttaaaaagtATTGCATTATGACTAATAAATCAGTGAATCTTTACTTACTTTTATATCATTTGGACTGAAATTTTTAAACACGTAGACATTCGGCCATTGACCTAGCGCTACTTGTCTTTTGAGTGGAAGAGACAAGTAGCGTAAGGTCAATGGCCGAATTTCtgcatgtaaataaataaagaggTCTGCATGTATTCTTCCTGCAAAATCGTCACATGACATACTGCAGATGAATAGTTATGTAAATATATCTCTATCAGTAACGCCTCCAGTCCACCGACgcacagtggtccgaaatcgctaaatagtggacattcgcaaaaaagttcgattttggtttggaaaaaaataccatgcgatagattttaagaggagtaacaataaatccttattaagttttttataaaaatgtatatttaaggtgaaacaaaataattacgaaaatgttgtatgggaaagaatctataaatagagtttttgcaaaaactactaagtcattctggttcatttttgaaacaagtaaagttctagtggtatataaggtttagaaaaaaaaaattaggaaaaTTTACGTGtagccttttgcagtagaggggttcaaaattttgaaataattttactaactttttaggtgtggaaaaaatactattcgaaagatgtcctaaagagtaac encodes:
- the LOC121738428 gene encoding uncharacterized PE-PGRS family protein PE_PGRS54-like; amino-acid sequence: MTDDTGDSQHSFSCDNIKFNGLLCDLKTIIGQSGYSRPRRQISYPPRGRYRGQTQSQYLAIDRGNGKDEGKAEAHSAADSSRASVSGNSGMGQAQSQSIYDPSCDDCYGKSDAPGKFGPYGEGAGNLGSRGPGGTYGPGINYYGPGGNREPNGEYGGNGNGKPGGVQTFGPDNVLDPRTFGDNLKPDNVNGYFGPGGTGGSNKPGDPGAQYGPGGLGQNVPGGSGGHYGSGGSGEPVPDGSNGHYGSVGTGGQSGPGAPGAHYERGGPGGQYGPGGSGGPNGPGGSAGQYGPGRPGSLHVPGGSGGQYGPGGTGGQTVPGGSGGLYGPPGLGGPNMPGGSGLYGPGGAGSQNFRGGSGGQYGPGGTGGQNGPGVSGGQYGPGGKGGQNVPGGLVGQYGPGGTGGQNGPGGSDGQYGPGGTGQNGPGVSGGQYGPGGTGQNGPGVSGGQYGPGGKGGQNVPGGSVGQYGPGGTGGQNGPGGSDGQYGPGGTGQNGPGVSGGQYGPGGTGQNGPGVSGGQYGPGGKGGQNVPGGSVGQYGPGGTGGQNVPGGSVEQYGPGGTGGQNGPGGSDGQYGPGGTGQNGPGVSGGQYGPGGSGGQYGPGGIGSQNGHGGSGGQYGPGGSGGHDVPGGAGGQHGPGVPGGQYGPGGTGGQNGPGGSGGQYRPGGTGGLNIPGGSGGQLYGPGGIGGQNIPGGLGGQYGPGVTGGAITPGGPGLGGPGGQNGPGGQSGSNWPLASGPYPGPGGSSVYCCTIPINGANNLYPGPGNGYGPAGGSIAPGGSSGHNVPGALGGPYALGSLGQYGPGGAGGQNIPGGLGQAVSGGTGGQYGPGGLGRPGGSGGQYGPSGAGEPNIPGGTGGQYRPSVSGGQNVPGGPNGQYGPGGTGGQIVPGGLGQYGPGGSDGQYVPGGTGGQNGPAGSGLQYGPGGTGGQNGPGGSSGQYGPSGTGGQNGPGGSGGQYGPGGTRGQDGPAGSGGQYGPGGTGGQNIPGGSGGQYGPGGTGGQYGPSGAGGQNGPGGLSGQYGPGGLGGPNMPGGSGLYGPGGVGGQNVPGGSGGQYRPGGTGGQNVPGGSGGQYGPGGTGLNGHGGSSGQYGPGGTGGPITPSSPGGQYGPGGTGQNVPGGTGGQYGPGVSGGPGSSGGQYGPGGVGGHNIPGGQYGPGGAVGQNKPGGLGQNVPGGSDGLYRPGGSGGPAGSGGQYGPGGSGGAGEPDNYRRPDSTNQYGPGTGPYGPGMVSPGAAPNQGNYGVNGNAQGPGAGGPYPGAQGGGAGQQPYGPGFYPGGENLGPGGTGTNGYYNQGGTGQNPDTDIPQNFANPNTIASDDDDSEAEASVNQAVNGTTASASSKGGNSRERAQANVHGTYTGSGSFQAQAQITGDTKGAESEVSGGKKGASSSASGNGRNNKSQASVQLGSETGAVQTQSQSNGVMHSSNSQVQGSVKGGMADAQARGPGSTSSQAQIGFTPYKDRDKAAHDKQGTPFIGGGLASAQSSGRTGQSQSQLHGTFRYGITYNGAAQAGASLDKAAVFPNRLSFDKIDVFNDDDKLINTTDITEEPEPTEDRSLYEPPKESADTSVPFETKVTDQFTTVKNIIDESGTDPETDYSSHSHSDHHKSDEIDNTPGPPVLSNKSFQNNNYGSNHDYDFTTDKDETENQPEDYDTDAGFGPDSNDGLVEQGEYSNYDDYTKDPQTHQPLQSTNHKGLEIKQSTGGNTQHILLGSLKNQDAEITQRNSERPDEGRVYQPGERVPGIGGYIIPQGFTGSVKSVASKDKTYVVGSRHSPSQAQTVTLTPGTGRLSYNHPHTYSANRYVKPKDLRNLNSGSDNDNRYVSVSKSVTRDLDSENNIKKQYSHTYYTKSSSCGYFTFTCTMVSSAEGRKKVCKPKIPRNPDGTPIRC